In the Plectropomus leopardus isolate mb chromosome 5, YSFRI_Pleo_2.0, whole genome shotgun sequence genome, one interval contains:
- the LOC121943325 gene encoding P2Y purinoceptor 3 isoform X1: protein MKSSVQILTAASNNTFLLDVKMPNSVNSFPTDTLISKTFPLDFLSTSTWPTESYAADSFNTSVSNISNVSTISGAGILRCTYKEDFKRILLPTVYTLVFLLGLPLNAAVILKIWRTRPNLSKNNIYMLNLAIADFLYVMSLPLLIYNYGSHDYWPFGEFACKLVRFQFYSNLHGSILFLTCISVQRYVGICHPLAMWHKQGGRRLAWCICGAVWLVVTVLCAPTFHFAAIGTQRNRTVCYDLSTPKKSVDYYPYGMALTCLGFLLPFMGVMVCYCRMAHILCRPVSYQGVSMATGEKRDKAVRMIIVVAAVFCISFLPFHLTKTMYLVIRTLPNAPCETRNLFSIIYKSTRPFASMNSFLDPILFYFTQPRYRRSTRRFVLKVTTLRDKGTSV, encoded by the exons ATGAAATCCTCAGTCCAAATCCTTACAGCAGCGAGCAACAACACGTTTTTGCTG GATGTAAAGATGCCAAATTCTGTCAACTCCTTCCCGACGGACACTCTCATCTCAAAAACCTTCCCTTTGGACTTTTTATCTACCAGCACGTGGCCTACAGAGTCATACGCAGCAGACAGCTTCAACACCAGCGTCAGCAACATCAGCAATGTTAGTACCATCAGCGGAGCTGGCATCCTTCGCTGCACCTATAAGGAAGACTTCAAGCGTATTTTACTCCCTACTGTTTACACTTTAGTCTTCTTGCTTGGACTTCCTCTAAACGCTGCTGTCATACTGAAGATATGGAGGACTCGACCCAACCTGTCCAAAAACAACATCTATATGCTCAACTTGGCCATAGCGGACTTCCTGTATGTGATGTCACTTCCTTTGCTCATCTACAACTATGGCAGTCATGACTACTGGCCATTTGGGGAGTTTGCCTGTAAACTAGTCAGGTTTCAGTTCTACAG taATCTGCATGGCAGCATCCTCTTCCTCACCTGCATCAGTGTGCAGCGCTACGTGGGCATTTGCCATCCTCTGGCGATGTGGCACAAGCAAGGTGGTCGCAGGTTGGCGTGGTGTATCTGTGGAGCGGTTTGGCTGGTGGTCACCGTCCTGTGCGCGCCAACTTTTCACTTCGCTGCAATCGGAACTCAGCGAAACCGCACTGTGTGTTATGATTTAAGTACGCCAAAGAAATCAGTAGACTACTATCCTTATGGCATGGCGCTGACCTGCCTCGGCTTCTTGTTGCCTTTCATGGGTGTGATGGTGTGCTACTGTCGGATGGCCCACATCCTCTGCCGCCCTGTGTCCTACCAGGGTGTCTCCATGGCGACTGGGGAGAAACGGGACAAGGCGGTGAGGATGATCATCGTGGTGGCCGCAGTGTTCTGCATCAGCTTCCTGCCATTTCATCTCACCAAGACCATGTACCTGGTCATTCGTACTCTGCCTAATGCGCCCTGCGAGACGAGAAACTTGTTCTCAATCATCTATAAAAGCACCCGGCCATTTGCCAGCATGAACAGCTTTCTGGACCCTATTCTGTTTTACTTCACCCAGCCTCGCTACCGCCGGAGCACCAGAAGGTTTGTACTCAAAGTTACTACCCTCAGGGACAAGGGCACCAGTGTGTGA
- the LOC121943325 gene encoding P2Y purinoceptor 3 isoform X2 — MPNSVNSFPTDTLISKTFPLDFLSTSTWPTESYAADSFNTSVSNISNVSTISGAGILRCTYKEDFKRILLPTVYTLVFLLGLPLNAAVILKIWRTRPNLSKNNIYMLNLAIADFLYVMSLPLLIYNYGSHDYWPFGEFACKLVRFQFYSNLHGSILFLTCISVQRYVGICHPLAMWHKQGGRRLAWCICGAVWLVVTVLCAPTFHFAAIGTQRNRTVCYDLSTPKKSVDYYPYGMALTCLGFLLPFMGVMVCYCRMAHILCRPVSYQGVSMATGEKRDKAVRMIIVVAAVFCISFLPFHLTKTMYLVIRTLPNAPCETRNLFSIIYKSTRPFASMNSFLDPILFYFTQPRYRRSTRRFVLKVTTLRDKGTSV, encoded by the exons ATGCCAAATTCTGTCAACTCCTTCCCGACGGACACTCTCATCTCAAAAACCTTCCCTTTGGACTTTTTATCTACCAGCACGTGGCCTACAGAGTCATACGCAGCAGACAGCTTCAACACCAGCGTCAGCAACATCAGCAATGTTAGTACCATCAGCGGAGCTGGCATCCTTCGCTGCACCTATAAGGAAGACTTCAAGCGTATTTTACTCCCTACTGTTTACACTTTAGTCTTCTTGCTTGGACTTCCTCTAAACGCTGCTGTCATACTGAAGATATGGAGGACTCGACCCAACCTGTCCAAAAACAACATCTATATGCTCAACTTGGCCATAGCGGACTTCCTGTATGTGATGTCACTTCCTTTGCTCATCTACAACTATGGCAGTCATGACTACTGGCCATTTGGGGAGTTTGCCTGTAAACTAGTCAGGTTTCAGTTCTACAG taATCTGCATGGCAGCATCCTCTTCCTCACCTGCATCAGTGTGCAGCGCTACGTGGGCATTTGCCATCCTCTGGCGATGTGGCACAAGCAAGGTGGTCGCAGGTTGGCGTGGTGTATCTGTGGAGCGGTTTGGCTGGTGGTCACCGTCCTGTGCGCGCCAACTTTTCACTTCGCTGCAATCGGAACTCAGCGAAACCGCACTGTGTGTTATGATTTAAGTACGCCAAAGAAATCAGTAGACTACTATCCTTATGGCATGGCGCTGACCTGCCTCGGCTTCTTGTTGCCTTTCATGGGTGTGATGGTGTGCTACTGTCGGATGGCCCACATCCTCTGCCGCCCTGTGTCCTACCAGGGTGTCTCCATGGCGACTGGGGAGAAACGGGACAAGGCGGTGAGGATGATCATCGTGGTGGCCGCAGTGTTCTGCATCAGCTTCCTGCCATTTCATCTCACCAAGACCATGTACCTGGTCATTCGTACTCTGCCTAATGCGCCCTGCGAGACGAGAAACTTGTTCTCAATCATCTATAAAAGCACCCGGCCATTTGCCAGCATGAACAGCTTTCTGGACCCTATTCTGTTTTACTTCACCCAGCCTCGCTACCGCCGGAGCACCAGAAGGTTTGTACTCAAAGTTACTACCCTCAGGGACAAGGGCACCAGTGTGTGA